Within the Setaria viridis chromosome 3, Setaria_viridis_v4.0, whole genome shotgun sequence genome, the region ATGTTAGCATTATTTTCATCTCCATTTTCGTCATTATATTTACAACAATTTGCAGACTCTAAAAGAATGGCTACTGTGAATACTTTTCTAGATGAATAAATTGCTACAACTAAATCAATAACTCAAGATCACACATGCTTGGTTTGGTTGATGCAAAACACGAACACTACAAATTGACAGGTTCTAGTCCTTCAAGTTTTCAACCCCGGGCAACATTCTCCACACAAATCCTAGGACAGAATCTGGACACGGCATTCTCGGAAATCTCTTGCAAGCGTGTACCTGTCGGAGACGAAAACAAAGCGCTCATTGAGCGGGTCCTTGAGAGCATGGCTGAGCAGTATGCGCTCGGCCGTGATCATGCTCGCCTCCCCCCAGTCCACCTGCAGCAAACAAGGCAAGTCACCTCAGCAAGAGCAAGGGTACAGACATCGCAGTTGGGATTCACCATTCATGAATACGCTGAGAATGTGCCGACCTGGATGCTGTTGTTGACCTGGCGGTTGTGGAAGAATCGGGACCGGGAGGTGGCGCGGGTGAGCACGAAGCCCGGCCGCGAGTGGACGAAGATGGAGAACTTGCCCTCCTTGTCACCCTGACCAATGCACACCACATCACAGTCAGCAGAATCCAAATTCGCAGTTAGGACGCGCACGTGCATTGAGTGGCAATTGGACGGCAACGGGTGAACATTGGTCACGGAAACAATAGCGAATTTGAGGAGCAGGTAAGCAAGCAGAGCCAGGAAAGTGCGGGGATGGATTCGGGTTCGTACGCGGAAGAAGGAGTCCCAGACGAGCTCGAGCGGGAGGCGGTTGCGCGCGATGAAGAGGAAGGCGACCTTCGTGTtccccggcggcagcggcgcctcctccacctccgccgtgGCCTCCGCCACtctcgctcccgccgccgccttctcctccagCGGCGCGGAGGAGCCGTGCAGCAGGATGAGGAAGGCGCTGCTGAGGCAGAGgcagagcaggagcaggagcagcgccgccgccgcgcgcctgccCCGGCCGTAGCCGTAGCCGAGCCTCCGCGGCTTCATTCCGACGACCGGCCGAGGAGGCTTCGGCCGGCCGTGCCTCCTTCCCCCGCCCGCCGCGGACTCTACCTCGGCGGCATGAGCAGAGTACGCTACGCTAGCTCAGCTCAGTGCGGCACAGATCTCCGCGGTCTCGTGATCCCGTgatgaggggaggaggaggaggtgggtggGCAGCGGAGACGCCGTGAGAGTGTGGTGGCGAGGGTTGGGGGGATCGAATCTCTGGCTTGCGTGCTTGCCGAGGAAGCGCGCGTCACGCGGCAGGCGGCGCAGTGGCGCCGAGCAGTATTGTCGAAGTGTGGTGCCGCTGCCGACGTGCTAACTAACCACCGGCCACCGGGCCACCGGGGGCACCGGGCACGAGGCTCCGGATCTGCTGCAGGAGACAGGCTTTACACTAACCATGCCATGAAATCGAAGGTTTTCGGACATTTTCCGtcgaaatatatatataaaaaggtCATTTCCAGTCAGATAAACTTCTAATTTATTTTCGGCGTTGAGATGCATCGCCAAATGAACAAGGGGGGTCGTGTGAATCACTGAATCAAAGATGAACGATGTCCAGTAGGTATCtcgaaaaataaaaacaatctacgatttagaatggagggataTCCTGGATATGCACAGCTGCTGAAATTTAATCATGCTCCAGGAACAAGCAAAACCTTTGTCGTTACGTGACTATAATAGATCGTGACAGGCAAGTGATTAACCAAATCGGTTGGTGCGGGATCCATACTTGGGAACAAGGAAGCAAAGCGTGGCCACGCTGTTACATGTGAGTGGCACGTGAAGTTTCCATGATTTACATTGACTATAGTATCCTCCAGCCGCTCCCAGCTGACAAATCGGCCACTCAACAATCATCATCAAACAAAAGTGAGGACGACACGGCGAGACGGCAGCAGTACATTGCTCATGAATTCATGATGGGCCTATTCGGCCGAGCACGTTGTCTTTCCGTGGTGCTTGGTCGTGCTGCTTCTTTTTCTGCCGGCCGCCTTGAAATCTGGCCCGCATGGGCAGTACAACTTCGTTCCCTTCGGCCCATCGTTCGATTAAAGCCCAGCAGCTCCTACCCAACCTCTCTGCCCCTAAATTTCGCAAAATCTCTGCAGAGTTGTTTAGGGGcagagagtttttttttttaaaaaaaacatataagtCGCATATAAGTGATGTTTTAAATATCTCAAATGGTATAAGCAGATTTATCTCTAAATGATTTTCATAAAAAGTATACTCTTGCTATGCTTCATAAATGTTTTGTAACAAAAAAAGTAGCGGCAGTCAGTTATTAGCAGAAGGCGATTACACTTTGGAACAATATCGATGTTCAAAACGTCTCAGTTAATTGTTTGTCACCGGATGCAGACTATAAGACTTCTGAATCTGTCTTCGACGATACTATTAATCTCCGTGTTATAGGCAAGTTCAATCGCTAGTCTTTGTGGATTTGATTGAACcttcaaaaaaaatgtaaagAAAACATTTCGTTGTTATTAATCTCGTGGCCAACACTTCAGGAAAACTTAGCATTACCATCACATAGTTTGTGCGGCTAATACTAACAGCCACTGATCATTGTAAACTGTAAAGCATCCAGCAAGTGATTTGCCGACCCGTTTCGACTACGGATGGCGGGTGCTAAACTTCAAGCCTGGCTCTGGGACCACTgcacccggccgccggcgctgcaGCGGGATCATCAGGTTGCCATCTTTGTCCTCGTAAGTCTGCAAAACGTACAATGTGACGGTTAGTTACATATTGTTTCAGAATTGTAGGAGCTAGCACGCGGTTCCGAAAGCTGCTCAAGTAGATTTTTAGAAATTGTTACCAAACCTTAAAAGATCGTCAAATTATAGCAAAATCTAGTAGGACCCAAGAAAATTAATCCACGTTCTCATCTGACCGAGATTGCGAGTGGTGCGTCGCACTGCTAGCTACCAACCTCGACGCCGTCGAAAAAGAAGTGGAACCACCGCTCCGCGCCGGTGCACCTCGCGAAGTGGCGGCCGCCGTACTCGTCGATGCGCATGACGTCGTGGCCCTCGCCGCCGTGGTGCGCGCACAGCCTGGAGCAGAACGCCGCGCCGCACCCGACGCAGAACGAATCCCTCCGGTACCGCTTCTTCTCCCCCGCTCCAACCTCCAGCAGTGCCGCTACTACGCCGTCGTGGCCCCGGTGGTGCTCGCCGCAGCAGTGGCCGCAGAACGGCGCGGGGCAGGTGCCGCACGCGCGGTCCGGGGCGCAGCTCTGGgagaagtcctcggcgacgaggCGCCTCAGGGCCGTCATGAACAACAGCTCGTCGTCGACGTCCTGCCCCGGtatggcggcgccgccgcctccatggcCCTCCATCGCGATCCGATCGATCAGCTCGACCTACCTAGCTACTTCCTCGATCAGCGATCGAGGAAACCCGACCTGATCTGAACGACTTCTCGATCTGATATGAACGTACGAGgcgtgcgcggcgcggcggctgctAGGGTTTATATGGAGCGCACGCAACCGCACGAGCGATCTGTTCTTTTTGGGTCGAAGTATAGATGGCTAAACGGGCGGCCCGGCCTAGCCTAGCATGAGCACGGTTTGGCCCAGCATGTTTAGGCCCGTATAATgatcgtgccgtgccgtgccggcccaTGTGTCGAAGAAGTGGTCCAATCACGGCATGCTGCCTACTTAGGCGGGCCGTGCCAGCATGCTGTCCCGACGGGCCTTAACAGCCTCGCCGTGCTCGTGCATTCTCCAACGTGCTGCCCGGCTTCGTCCTTAGCTTCGGCAACGCGCTgcccgacgccgacgccaaTGCCGACGCACACCGCCCGGGCACAGACGAGCACGCCTTCTCAGACGCCAATAGCGGCGgtgacaacgacgacgacgatgcggGGTTCGAGTTTGCCTTCGCATCGCCGCTCGCGGCGCCcgagaccggcggcggcgctgaggaCCTCGCACCGGCCGACGACATCTTCGCACACGGCCGCATCCTTCCGGCGTACCCGGTCTTCgatcgccaccacctcctcgacCGCGGCGATGGCGCGGGCACCCTGGGTTGCCTCCACGGCGCCACCCTCGCTGGACACCTACTGCGCCGCTACTGGCGCCTTCACGACCTCATATCCGGTGCCGGC harbors:
- the LOC117850977 gene encoding uncharacterized protein, whose protein sequence is MEGHGGGGAAIPGQDVDDELLFMTALRRLVAEDFSQSCAPDRACGTCPAPFCGHCCGEHHRGHDGVVAALLEVGAGEKKRYRRDSFCVGCGAAFCSRLCAHHGGEGHDVMRIDEYGGRHFARCTGAERWFHFFFDGVETYEDKDGNLMIPLQRRRPGAVVPEPGLKFSTRHP